One genomic segment of Vulpes vulpes isolate BD-2025 chromosome 2, VulVul3, whole genome shotgun sequence includes these proteins:
- the KRT23 gene encoding keratin, type I cytoskeletal 23, protein MNSSHKFSQTPSGSLRGTGGSWGQLGSFPRAPSVHGGAGGVRISLSFSSPSCLPPGGPWGSRRGNSLPGANGKEVMQNLNDRLASYLDKVRALEEANEKLESRILKWHKQRDPGSKQNYSQYEENISHLQEQIMDGRLTNAQIILLIDNARMAVDDFSLKYENEHSFKKDLEIEVEGLRKTLDDLTIVTTDLEQEVEGMRKELILMKKRHEQEMKEHHMPNDFKVNVKVNTIPGEDLIKVLEDMRQEYEFIIKKKHQDLDTWYKEQAAAMAQEVASPATVQSSQSDIHELKRTFQALEIDLQAQRNRKSALENMLSETQSRYSCQLQDMQQIISHYEDELRQLRHDLERQHNEYKVLLGIKTHLEKEIATYQQLLEGESEGTMEESKSSVKAPKIKAITQESINGRIILSQVNEIEKYA, encoded by the exons ATGAACTCCAGCCACAAATTTAGCCAGACCCCCTCAGGCTCCCTCCGTGGCACAGGAGGCAGCTGGGGCCAGCTGGGGAGCTTCCCTCGGGCTCCCAGTGTCCatgggggggctgggggtgtcCGCATCTCCCTTTCCTTCAGCTCACCAAGCTGTCTGCCTCCTGGAGGGCCTTGGGGATCTAGAAGAGGCAATTCTCTCCCGGGCGCAAATGGGAAGGAAGTGATGCAGAACCTCAATGACCGCCTGGCTTCCTACCTGGACAAGGTACGTGCCCTGGAGGAGGCCAACGAGAAGCTCGAAAGTCGCATCTTGAAGTGGCACAAGCAGAGAGATCCTGGCAGTAAGCAAAATTACTCCCAGTATGAGGAAAACATCAGCCACCTGCAAGAGCAG ATCATGGATGGCAGGCTGACCAATGCTCAGATCATTCTTCTCATTGACAATGCCAGGATGGCAGTGGATGACTTCAGCCTCAA GTATGAAAATGAACACTCCTTCAAGAAAGATCTGGAAATTGAAGTTGAAGGTCTCCGAAAGACCTTGGATGATCTGACCATTGTCACAACAGATTTGGAACAGGAGGTTGAGGGGATGAGGAAAGAGCTTATCCTCATGAAGAAGCGACATGAGCAG GAAATGAAGGAACATCATATGCCAAATGACTTCAAGGTCAATGTGAAGGTGAATACAATTCCAGGAGAAGATCTGATTAAGGTCCTGGAGGATATGAGGCAGGAATatgaatttataataaagaaGAAGCATCAAGACTTGGACACTTGGTATAAAGAGCAG GCAGCAGCCATGGCCCAGGAGGTGGCCAGTCCAGCAACTGTGCAGAGTAGCCAAAGTGACATCCATGAACTGAAGCGCACTTTCCAGGCCCTGGAGATTGACCTGCAGGCACAGCGCAACAGA AAATCTGCTTTAGAGAACATGTTATCAGAGACCCAGTCTCGGTACTCCTGCCAGCTCCAGGACATGCAACAGATCATCTCCCACTATGAGGATGAATTGAGGCAGCTACGCCATGACCTGGAGCGTCAGCACAATGAATACAAGGTCCTCCTGGGCATCAAGACCCACCTAGAGAAGGAAATCGCCACCTACCAGCAGCTtctagagggagagagtgaggg GACAATGGAGGAATCGAAGTCAAGTGTTAAAG CTCCAAAGATCAAGGCCATCACACAGGAGAGCATCAATGGAAGAATAATTCTTTCTCAAGTGAATGAGATCGAAAAGTATGCATAA